Below is a genomic region from Maridesulfovibrio ferrireducens.
GATCAGGATTACGTGTTCCTTCAGGAAAAATTAACGGAGAGTGTCCGCTGTTTGCTACTTCAACAGCATGCTGGATGTCTTTCATTCCTTGTCTGCTGTTGTCTCTGTCTATTGAAATATGTTTTGCTGCTGCCATTGCATGTCCGAATATGGGGAAATTAAATAAAGATTTTTTGGCAACGAATTTGAACTGCCAAGGGCTCAAAAAATGGAACAACAGAGGAATGTCGAAAAAACTCTGATGGTTGACCATAAAAACGTAAGTTTGATTTTTATCAAGAGCGCTAAGGTCAACATCAAATTCGCAACCACTGGCATCCAGTACGGCCTTTCCCCAGGATCGTTCGCTCCAGTGGAAATTTTTTTGTGTTTTTGAAAAAATGATTACGAGGGAGTAAAAAATAGTAAGCGGTAATAATAATATGTAGAAATATATGAGTCTTAACATGTTTTAGTCGTTAGCTTTTTGGGGGTTAGAAGTTTATAGAAATTATAGTTTTTACAAAGCGAAGATGTTTTTTAATTTTTAATTATGCGGTCAGGAGTTCTGCTCTCTTCGATAATTAACTTGATAGTGTAATTTGGCACGGGAAACAAGAGCAGATCCTAAAAAGTAAAAAGTTAAATGTGTAACGATGTTGCCTCATGAAACTATAAAGGCCACTCATAAAAATGAGCGGCCTTTATAATTTTAAAGTATATTCAGACTAATTTTAAGCATCAGCCGGACTTTCGCGGTCTGATATAATTTTTTCTGCTATCTGAGACGGGCATTCTTCGTAGTGGGAAAGTTCCATTGTGAAGGTTCCCTGCCCTCCGGTCATTGACCGCAGATCCGGTGCGTATTGCAGTATCTCTGACATGGGAACATGTGCTTTAACTTCAGTGACTCCCGATGTTGAGCCGGAACCGAGGACTTTTCCTCTGCGGCTGGAAAGGTCGCCTATAATGTCTCCCATGAATTCATCAGGAACTTCAACAAGTATATTCATAAGAGGTTCAAGCAGAGATATTCCCGCAGTCTCGCATGCTTTTTTGAAAGCCATTGAACCTGCAACTTTGAAAGCCATTTCAGATGAATCCACAGCGTGATATGTTCCATCATAAAGGGTGACCTTAAAATCAATGATAGGAGCACCTGCAAGGATTCCTTTTGCCGCACTCTCCTGAACTCCTTTGTCCACGGCAGGAATATATTGTTTCGGGATTACTCCACCGACGATTGCATTAACAAATTCATAGCCTGCACCTTTTTCCAGAGGTTCAAGTTTGATCCAGCAATCTCCGAACTGCCCGCGTCCGCCGGATTGTTTCTTATAACGCCCCTGAACTTCGGCTGACCCTTTAATTGTTTCGCGGTAAGGCACTTTAGGTGTTTTAAGAATGATATCGGTCTTGTAGCGACGCCTAGCTTTTTCTACTGAAATTTCAATATGATTCTGTCCCATGCCGGAAAGAAGAATGTCTCCGGATTCTTCGTCGCGGGAAAGTGTCAAATTAATATCTTCAACAAGCAGTTTCATAATAGCTTGGAAAACTTTATCTTCCTCGCCTTTTTCTGCCGGAGCTAAAGCAAATGTTATCAGTTGGGGGGCGACGTTCGGTTTTATCATTTCAAAAGGAGATTTTTCATCGCATAGAGTGTCGCCGGTGAATGTTTCCTTGAGTTTGGCAAGGGTTATGATTGCACCGGGGCCGACGGGGTCTTTCACGGGCCGCTGGTCTTTACCGTTAAGTAACTGAATGGTGCCGAGTCTTTCTTTGGATTCTCTGCCGGGATTGATAAGGGTAAGGTCACCGGATACTGTTCCTGACAGAACGCGACAGAGGGTGAGCTGTCCGGCAAATGGATCTGCCAGAGTTTTGAAAACAAAACATGCAACAGGTGCATCCGGGTCAGAAGCTCTGGTTGAGCCGTCTTCACTTTTCCAGTCCGGGTGTTCCAGCGGAGAAGGAAGGTAGGTCTGAACCATATCAAGTAAGAAAGATCCCCCTTTATTTTCAATCGCTGAACCTAGGCAGACAGGGAAAATAGTACGGTTTTTTACACCTAAGGAGAGTCCCTGAGTAATTTCGTCAGGGGTCAGTTCGCCTACTTCGAGGTATTTTTCCATGAGTTCTTCATCACTTTCAGCGATGTTTTCAATCATGGTTTCGCGCAGAATTTCTATTTCTTCTGCGATATCGTCAGGGATTTCGCCCTTGGACATCTTACCGTTTTCTTCAAACATGTAGGCTGTGCCGGAAAGCATATCCACAATGCCTTTAAAATTTTCCTTGCTTCCTATTGGATACTGGAGCAGTACGGGGCTGATCCCGAGCGCTGAATTCAGGCTGTTAAAAGAGAAGTCAAAGTCCGCTCGATCACGATCCATTTTATTGATAAAAATTACGGTAGGAAGTTCGGCTTTTTCGACTGCCGCCCATACTTTGCGGGAAAGAGGCTTGACGCCGTCTACTGCGTCAATGGTAAAGATAACACCGTCTGACGCTGTTAAAGAGTATGGAAGGTCTCCGCAAAAATTAGGATCACCCGGAGTATCAATAAGGTAATGATTATTCTTCTTCCATTTGTAACCGGCAAATCCTGGTTGAATTGATCCGCGGCGTTTTATTTCTTCCGGTTCGTTGTCGAGGGCTGTTGTTCCTTCTTCAATTTTGCCGAGACGATCAATGACGCCTGT
It encodes:
- a CDS encoding lysophospholipid acyltransferase family protein, which encodes MLRLIYFYILLLPLTIFYSLVIIFSKTQKNFHWSERSWGKAVLDASGCEFDVDLSALDKNQTYVFMVNHQSFFDIPLLFHFLSPWQFKFVAKKSLFNFPIFGHAMAAAKHISIDRDNSRQGMKDIQHAVEVANSGHSPLIFPEGTRNPDPNKLLPFKIGGMILALKCQKPIAPILMVGPEKVLYKGKLIMSPCQKIRIKALPPIDTTKYTLKDREKIKEDLQEIMNKAYAEMRHE
- a CDS encoding elongation factor G yields the protein MSEALKNQRTYALVGHSGCGKTSTAEMLLFNTGVIDRLGKIEEGTTALDNEPEEIKRRGSIQPGFAGYKWKKNNHYLIDTPGDPNFCGDLPYSLTASDGVIFTIDAVDGVKPLSRKVWAAVEKAELPTVIFINKMDRDRADFDFSFNSLNSALGISPVLLQYPIGSKENFKGIVDMLSGTAYMFEENGKMSKGEIPDDIAEEIEILRETMIENIAESDEELMEKYLEVGELTPDEITQGLSLGVKNRTIFPVCLGSAIENKGGSFLLDMVQTYLPSPLEHPDWKSEDGSTRASDPDAPVACFVFKTLADPFAGQLTLCRVLSGTVSGDLTLINPGRESKERLGTIQLLNGKDQRPVKDPVGPGAIITLAKLKETFTGDTLCDEKSPFEMIKPNVAPQLITFALAPAEKGEEDKVFQAIMKLLVEDINLTLSRDEESGDILLSGMGQNHIEISVEKARRRYKTDIILKTPKVPYRETIKGSAEVQGRYKKQSGGRGQFGDCWIKLEPLEKGAGYEFVNAIVGGVIPKQYIPAVDKGVQESAAKGILAGAPIIDFKVTLYDGTYHAVDSSEMAFKVAGSMAFKKACETAGISLLEPLMNILVEVPDEFMGDIIGDLSSRRGKVLGSGSTSGVTEVKAHVPMSEILQYAPDLRSMTGGQGTFTMELSHYEECPSQIAEKIISDRESPADA